The genomic stretch CCGCCTCCGAGGTCGAGGCGCAGACCGGTGTGCCCGCCACGACCCTGCGGCAGTGGGAGCGCCGCTACGGCTTCCCGCGCCCCGAACGCAGCGCGAACGGGTACCGGCTGTACTCCCCGCACGACGTCGCCGCCATCCAGCGCATGCAGGCGCACCTGAACGCCGGGGTGCCAGCCAGCCGCGCCGCAGAACTCACGCAGCGTGACCTCGACGCCGTGCCCGACGAGCCCGAGGCCCGGGACGCCGCCGAGTGGTCCCGGCAGCTCACGCAGGCCCTGATCGGGTCGGACATGGATCAGGCGGGCGCCGTGCTGGGGCAGGTGCATGCGCAGCTGCCCGTCGAGGACGTCCTGACGCACGTGATCTCCCCCACCCTGGCCGACATCGGGGCGCGCTGGGAGCGGGGCGAGATCACGGTCGCGCACGAGCATCAGGCCAGCGCGTTCCTGCGGGCGCGCCTGTCGCACCTGATGGACGTGGCGGGCGTGCAGGAAGGCTTCGGGCCGCTCGTGGTGGCCGCCTGCGCGCCCGGCGAGGAACACGAGCTGGGCCTGATGATGCTGACCCTGGCCCTGCGGCGCCGCGGCGTGCGGGTCGCGTACCTGGGCGCGAATGTGCCGCTGGGCGACCTG from Deinococcus soli (ex Cha et al. 2016) encodes the following:
- a CDS encoding MerR family transcriptional regulator, which codes for MNLPAGRSQTAMFTASEVEAQTGVPATTLRQWERRYGFPRPERSANGYRLYSPHDVAAIQRMQAHLNAGVPASRAAELTQRDLDAVPDEPEARDAAEWSRQLTQALIGSDMDQAGAVLGQVHAQLPVEDVLTHVISPTLADIGARWERGEITVAHEHQASAFLRARLSHLMDVAGVQEGFGPLVVAACAPGEEHELGLMMLTLALRRRGVRVAYLGANVPLGDLAVFTRQQGARAVLLALNGDWALGPTREHLRDLDGLGVPLFVGGALLNARPDLAAELGGTYAGPDAPRAAQLIAAHLHRNEGGST